The proteins below come from a single Chryseobacterium capnotolerans genomic window:
- a CDS encoding DapH/DapD/GlmU-related protein, translating to MMGNKLTQYGFFGVLKMALNLFKTKLTFSNARIIRFPIDIRGKKFIKVSKGFTTGVGCRMEAYPEHNQATMFFGENFQMNDYVHITAIEKVQIGNNVLFASKIYVSDCSHGSYSGDENDSDPTSIPHDRKLFSKPVIIEDNVWLGEFVSVLPGVTIGKGTIVGANSVVSKSLPPNVIAVGIPAKPIKKYNFETQHWEKI from the coding sequence ATGATGGGAAATAAATTAACACAATATGGTTTTTTTGGGGTGCTAAAGATGGCATTGAATCTGTTTAAAACAAAGCTGACATTTTCTAACGCCCGGATTATTCGTTTCCCAATTGATATAAGAGGGAAAAAATTTATCAAAGTTTCGAAAGGATTCACAACAGGTGTGGGTTGTAGAATGGAAGCTTACCCAGAACATAACCAAGCTACTATGTTTTTTGGGGAAAATTTTCAAATGAATGACTATGTGCATATTACTGCAATAGAAAAGGTGCAAATCGGAAATAATGTACTTTTTGCAAGTAAAATATATGTCTCAGATTGTTCTCATGGGAGCTATTCAGGAGATGAAAATGACTCAGATCCTACTTCAATTCCACACGATAGAAAATTGTTTTCAAAACCGGTCATTATTGAAGATAATGTTTGGCTAGGAGAATTTGTTTCTGTTTTACCAGGAGTTACAATTGGTAAAGGCACTATTGTTGGTGCAAATTCGGTGGTATCAAAAAGTTTACCACCAAATGTGATTGCAGTGGGAATACCTGCAAAACCTATAAAAAAATATAATTTTGAAACCCAACATTGGGAAAAAATATAA
- a CDS encoding NAD-dependent epimerase/dehydratase family protein yields the protein MKDILITGGAGFIGSNLALKLIDKGYNITVLDNLSPQIHGENPTETSPLYLSIKDKVKFILGTVTSEEDWKDAIKGQDAIIHFAAETGTGQSMYEVKKYIDVNINGTALLLDLLVNTEHKIKKVIVASSRSIYGEGKYISQELGVVYPTQRTADYMDLGDFEVKYPGSSALTLVGTDETSKIHPSSVYGITKQNQEQMILTVCSTIGIAGVAFRYQNVYGPGQSLKNPYTGILSIFSTQIKNGNSINIFEDGKETRDFVFIDDVVDATILGLEKEEANNQVFNVGTGVATNVLEVANGLAKNYGVDVPIKVSGNYRLGDIRHNYADLTKINTLLGFEPKVTFEKGLKKFTDWVNTQEIQKDQYQKSIDEMKAKGLYK from the coding sequence ATGAAAGATATATTGATAACAGGGGGAGCTGGTTTTATAGGATCTAATCTTGCTTTAAAACTTATTGATAAGGGTTATAATATTACGGTGTTGGATAATCTTTCGCCACAAATACATGGTGAAAATCCTACTGAAACGTCACCATTATATTTAAGTATTAAAGATAAAGTGAAATTTATCTTGGGAACAGTTACTAGCGAAGAAGATTGGAAAGATGCTATTAAAGGTCAGGATGCTATTATACATTTTGCTGCTGAAACAGGGACTGGACAGTCTATGTATGAAGTGAAAAAGTATATTGATGTTAATATTAATGGTACTGCTTTATTATTAGATTTATTAGTGAACACAGAGCACAAAATTAAAAAAGTAATTGTTGCTTCTTCACGTTCCATCTATGGAGAAGGAAAATATATTAGTCAAGAATTGGGGGTTGTATATCCTACACAACGTACTGCGGATTATATGGATCTAGGAGATTTTGAAGTGAAATATCCTGGCTCCTCAGCATTGACACTAGTAGGAACGGACGAAACATCTAAAATTCACCCTTCTTCTGTTTATGGAATTACCAAACAAAATCAAGAACAGATGATTTTAACGGTTTGTTCTACAATAGGGATTGCTGGTGTTGCTTTCCGGTACCAAAATGTTTATGGACCAGGACAATCTTTAAAAAACCCATATACTGGAATTTTATCTATTTTTTCTACTCAAATTAAAAATGGGAACAGCATTAATATTTTTGAAGATGGAAAAGAAACTAGAGATTTTGTTTTCATTGATGATGTTGTGGATGCAACGATTTTAGGTTTAGAAAAAGAGGAGGCAAATAATCAAGTTTTTAATGTAGGAACTGGAGTTGCAACTAATGTTTTAGAAGTTGCTAATGGACTTGCTAAAAATTATGGAGTTGATGTTCCTATAAAAGTTTCAGGAAACTATCGTTTAGGAGATATCCGTCATAATTATGCTGATTTAACAAAGATAAATACTCTTTTAGGTTTTGAGCCAAAAGTTACTTTTGAAAAAGGTCTTAAGAAGTTTACAGATTGGGTAAATACTCAGGAAATACAAAAAGATCAATACCAAAAGTCGATTGATGAAATGAAAGCTAAAGGATTATATAAATAA
- a CDS encoding glycosyltransferase family protein, whose product MCWSLGGKLFLHFLKKIKEKNPDCTLIFYNWDSFKNTPNTSDHLDLYDKSFSFDLEDSKRFQINFLPLFYYDQFNIGLNDSTVKKYDLLFLGTAHSDRYIIANKLSKWCTENGLASFNYFFMQGKLVYFIKRILDPTFKKFDYKKLSFNSLTTSEMVDFYKQSKVVLDINHPYQTGLTMRTFEAIGANKKLITTNSEIKKYPFYNENNFYIIDRENLIVDKSFFENDFQPLENNLYQKLSMEGWLESLFTKRM is encoded by the coding sequence ATGTGTTGGTCATTAGGGGGGAAGTTGTTCCTGCATTTTTTAAAAAAAATTAAAGAGAAAAATCCAGATTGTACTTTAATTTTTTATAACTGGGATTCTTTTAAAAATACTCCTAATACATCTGATCATTTAGATTTGTATGATAAGTCATTTTCATTTGACCTGGAAGATTCAAAGAGATTTCAAATTAATTTTCTTCCACTTTTTTACTATGATCAGTTCAATATTGGTTTAAATGATTCTACGGTTAAAAAATATGATTTATTGTTTTTAGGAACGGCCCATTCAGATCGATATATTATTGCTAATAAACTTAGTAAATGGTGTACTGAGAATGGCCTTGCATCATTCAATTATTTTTTTATGCAAGGAAAATTAGTCTATTTTATTAAACGTATACTAGATCCTACCTTTAAAAAATTTGATTATAAAAAATTGAGTTTTAATTCCTTGACGACTTCGGAAATGGTAGATTTTTATAAACAGTCAAAAGTAGTTTTGGATATTAATCATCCTTATCAGACAGGGCTTACTATGAGGACGTTTGAGGCGATTGGTGCAAACAAAAAGCTTATTACTACCAATTCTGAAATAAAGAAGTATCCTTTTTATAATGAAAATAACTTTTATATTATTGATCGGGAAAACTTAATTGTAGACAAGAGTTTTTTTGAAAATGATTTTCAACCATTAGAAAATAATCTATATCAAAAATTATCTATGGAGGGGTGGCTAGAAAGTTTGTTTACAAAAAGAATGTAG
- a CDS encoding sugar transferase translates to MYKNFFKRLFDFFIALLGLTILSPIFIVAVIGLYFANRGKPFFFQERPGLNEKKFKIIKFKTMNDKKDENGNLLSDAERMTAIGQIVRKTSLDEIPQLLNVIKGDMSLIGPRPLLVQYLPLYSEHQGRRHEVRPGITGWAQVNGRNAISWEEKFNFDVWYVENISFILDVKIFFLTIKKVFIREGISQTGQATMEPFKGNN, encoded by the coding sequence ATGTATAAAAATTTTTTCAAAAGACTTTTCGATTTTTTTATTGCACTTTTGGGGTTAACTATATTATCTCCAATCTTTATTGTAGCTGTGATTGGTTTGTATTTTGCCAATCGTGGGAAACCTTTTTTCTTCCAGGAAAGACCAGGGCTTAATGAGAAAAAATTTAAAATCATTAAGTTTAAAACAATGAACGATAAAAAAGATGAAAATGGAAATCTTTTATCAGACGCAGAACGGATGACTGCCATTGGGCAAATTGTTCGAAAAACTTCTCTGGATGAAATACCTCAGTTACTTAATGTGATTAAAGGAGATATGTCTCTCATTGGACCACGTCCGCTTTTGGTACAGTATTTACCACTTTATAGTGAACACCAGGGAAGAAGACATGAAGTTAGGCCAGGTATTACAGGATGGGCACAAGTGAATGGAAGAAATGCTATTTCTTGGGAAGAAAAATTTAACTTTGATGTTTGGTATGTAGAGAACATATCATTTATATTAGATGTGAAAATCTTCTTTTTAACTATAAAAAAGGTATTTATCAGAGAAGGAATTTCACAAACAGGGCAGGCAACAATGGAACCATTTAAAGGCAACAATTAG
- a CDS encoding acetyltransferase, translated as MKKIAIIGAGGFGREVKMLIDHINQKENQFELIGFFDDKEYDGQINGLPHLGKVSSVNDIDYPLGIAVAIADPKIKKRIIEGINNSNIEFPNLIHPTVIIGDDNVKLGQGNIICASAIITVDIEIEDFIILNLFCTVGHDTKIKSYSSFMPSVNISGEVIINNGVYVGTGAKIINLLEIGENTIIGAGAVVSKSLPANCTAVGIPAKPIKFHE; from the coding sequence ATGAAAAAAATAGCAATTATTGGAGCAGGAGGATTTGGACGTGAAGTAAAAATGCTGATTGATCATATTAATCAAAAAGAAAATCAATTTGAGCTTATAGGTTTTTTTGATGATAAAGAATATGATGGTCAAATTAATGGACTTCCACATTTGGGAAAAGTATCAAGTGTAAACGATATTGATTACCCCCTTGGAATAGCAGTAGCTATAGCAGATCCAAAAATTAAAAAAAGAATAATTGAAGGTATTAATAATTCTAATATTGAATTTCCAAATTTAATTCATCCAACAGTTATTATTGGGGATGACAATGTTAAATTAGGTCAAGGAAATATTATTTGTGCAAGTGCTATCATAACAGTTGATATTGAAATTGAAGATTTTATTATTTTAAACCTTTTCTGTACTGTAGGTCATGATACTAAGATTAAGAGTTATAGTTCTTTCATGCCAAGTGTGAATATTTCAGGGGAAGTAATAATCAATAATGGGGTATATGTGGGAACAGGTGCTAAAATTATCAATTTACTCGAGATAGGTGAAAATACTATTATAGGAGCTGGAGCAGTTGTTTCTAAAAGTCTTCCTGCCAATTGTACAGCTGTTGGTATTCCTGCTAAACCAATAAAATTTCATGAATAA